In Cydia strobilella chromosome 6, ilCydStro3.1, whole genome shotgun sequence, one DNA window encodes the following:
- the LOC134742260 gene encoding uncharacterized protein LOC134742260 isoform X1, whose protein sequence is MAMAVCKEVRGKRPFKIWDSSRSVRKGLVVTSFEELIHRGKEKLSVSASEPVRLVLESDGTQVEDGDYWRTLPPNTVLLLLRPGERWYPTGVDVIKAAISAIPKIVCETIHALELHDETPSWKIMDNKGRVTVVLHWDQRPQASPAARSPSRQVKPDRRPSLVIQTSVERAQPPPPHITVVNHDEPGPARARLARSAGSLEHAPPGAVHVHTSECSAPGPPPHHAHGPHSPRPPPDECDFHCCALHEEGRRIAVHKSVATSPIQDAQPRASPQGRPKGHVRFLDAESARRGERDSSESETENTLVEDEAVTSEKFLLLIDQLSVDQKRHLTIKDIGIILERLSSKILDVERLDRESESDDCYNWTIKATIRGDALRELGVIYNGNYYAISEHPGYREENEEAGDEAEEEEEEDRL, encoded by the exons GAAGTTAGAGGAAAGCGGCCTTTCAAGATATGGGACAGCTCTCGCAGCGTGAGGAAGGGACTGGTGGTCACTAGTTTCGAGGAGCTTATACACAGAG GAAAAGAGAAGCTCTCCGTATCAGCGTCAGAGCCGGTGCGGCTGGTCCTCGAGAGCGACGGCACGCAAGTAGAAGACGGGGACTACTGGCGTACACTCCCTCCCAACACCGTCTTACTTCTACTCAGGCCGGGCGAGAGGTGGTACCCCACCGGCGTCGACGTCATCAAGGCTG CGATATCGGCGATCCCAAAGATAGTATGCGAGACGATCCACGCCCTCGAGCTACACGATGAGACGCCCTCATGGAAGATCATGGACAACAAGGGGCGCGTCACGGTGGTGCTGCACTGGGACCAGCGGCCTCAGGCCTCGCCGGCCGCGCGCTCGCCCTCGCGCCAGGTCAAGCCCGACCGCCGGCCCTCGCTCGTCATCCAGACCTCGGTCGAGCGcgcgcagccgccgccgccgcacatCACCGTCGTCAACCACGACGAGCCCGGCCCGGCGCGCGCACGCCTCGCCCGCTCCGCCGGCTCCCTCGAGCACGCCCCGCCCGGCGCCGTGCACGTGCACACCTCCGAGTGCTCCGCACCTGGACCCCCGCCACATCACGCGCACGGCCCGCACTCCCCTCGCCCGCCGCCCGACGAGTGTGACTTCCACTGCTGCGCTCTTCATGAAGAGGGCCGCCGTATAGCCGTGCACAAGAGCGTAGCCACCTCCCCCATCCAGGACGCCCAACCCCGAGCCTCCCCCCAGGGCCGCCCTAAAGGTCACGTGCGATTTCTCGACGCGGAGTCCGCCCGCCGCGGCGAGCGCGACTCCAGTGAAAGCGAAACCGAGAATACTCTAGTCGAGGACGAGGCCGTCACCTCCGAGAAGTTCCTACTCCTCATAGACCAGCTCAGCGTCGACCAAAAACGCCATCTCACCATCAAAGACATAGGTATCATCCTAGAGCGGCTCAGCTCGAAGATCCTCGACGTGGAGCGGCTCGACCGCGAGTCGGAGTCCGACGACTGCTACAACTGGACGATCAAGGCGACGATACGCGGCGACGCGCTGCGCGAGCTCGGGGTCATCTACAACGGGAACTACTACGCGATCAGTGAGCACCCGGGCTACCGGGAAGAGAACGAGGAGGCGGGAGACGAggcggaggaggaggaggaggaggatcgGCTCTGA
- the LOC134742260 gene encoding uncharacterized protein LOC134742260 isoform X3, whose product MEVRGKRPFKIWDSSRSVRKGLVVTSFEELIHRGKEKLSVSASEPVRLVLESDGTQVEDGDYWRTLPPNTVLLLLRPGERWYPTGVDVIKAAISAIPKIVCETIHALELHDETPSWKIMDNKGRVTVVLHWDQRPQASPAARSPSRQVKPDRRPSLVIQTSVERAQPPPPHITVVNHDEPGPARARLARSAGSLEHAPPGAVHVHTSECSAPGPPPHHAHGPHSPRPPPDECDFHCCALHEEGRRIAVHKSVATSPIQDAQPRASPQGRPKGHVRFLDAESARRGERDSSESETENTLVEDEAVTSEKFLLLIDQLSVDQKRHLTIKDIGIILERLSSKILDVERLDRESESDDCYNWTIKATIRGDALRELGVIYNGNYYAISEHPGYREENEEAGDEAEEEEEEDRL is encoded by the exons GAAGTTAGAGGAAAGCGGCCTTTCAAGATATGGGACAGCTCTCGCAGCGTGAGGAAGGGACTGGTGGTCACTAGTTTCGAGGAGCTTATACACAGAG GAAAAGAGAAGCTCTCCGTATCAGCGTCAGAGCCGGTGCGGCTGGTCCTCGAGAGCGACGGCACGCAAGTAGAAGACGGGGACTACTGGCGTACACTCCCTCCCAACACCGTCTTACTTCTACTCAGGCCGGGCGAGAGGTGGTACCCCACCGGCGTCGACGTCATCAAGGCTG CGATATCGGCGATCCCAAAGATAGTATGCGAGACGATCCACGCCCTCGAGCTACACGATGAGACGCCCTCATGGAAGATCATGGACAACAAGGGGCGCGTCACGGTGGTGCTGCACTGGGACCAGCGGCCTCAGGCCTCGCCGGCCGCGCGCTCGCCCTCGCGCCAGGTCAAGCCCGACCGCCGGCCCTCGCTCGTCATCCAGACCTCGGTCGAGCGcgcgcagccgccgccgccgcacatCACCGTCGTCAACCACGACGAGCCCGGCCCGGCGCGCGCACGCCTCGCCCGCTCCGCCGGCTCCCTCGAGCACGCCCCGCCCGGCGCCGTGCACGTGCACACCTCCGAGTGCTCCGCACCTGGACCCCCGCCACATCACGCGCACGGCCCGCACTCCCCTCGCCCGCCGCCCGACGAGTGTGACTTCCACTGCTGCGCTCTTCATGAAGAGGGCCGCCGTATAGCCGTGCACAAGAGCGTAGCCACCTCCCCCATCCAGGACGCCCAACCCCGAGCCTCCCCCCAGGGCCGCCCTAAAGGTCACGTGCGATTTCTCGACGCGGAGTCCGCCCGCCGCGGCGAGCGCGACTCCAGTGAAAGCGAAACCGAGAATACTCTAGTCGAGGACGAGGCCGTCACCTCCGAGAAGTTCCTACTCCTCATAGACCAGCTCAGCGTCGACCAAAAACGCCATCTCACCATCAAAGACATAGGTATCATCCTAGAGCGGCTCAGCTCGAAGATCCTCGACGTGGAGCGGCTCGACCGCGAGTCGGAGTCCGACGACTGCTACAACTGGACGATCAAGGCGACGATACGCGGCGACGCGCTGCGCGAGCTCGGGGTCATCTACAACGGGAACTACTACGCGATCAGTGAGCACCCGGGCTACCGGGAAGAGAACGAGGAGGCGGGAGACGAggcggaggaggaggaggaggaggatcgGCTCTGA
- the LOC134742260 gene encoding uncharacterized protein LOC134742260 isoform X2, with translation MIVEIQEEVRGKRPFKIWDSSRSVRKGLVVTSFEELIHRGKEKLSVSASEPVRLVLESDGTQVEDGDYWRTLPPNTVLLLLRPGERWYPTGVDVIKAAISAIPKIVCETIHALELHDETPSWKIMDNKGRVTVVLHWDQRPQASPAARSPSRQVKPDRRPSLVIQTSVERAQPPPPHITVVNHDEPGPARARLARSAGSLEHAPPGAVHVHTSECSAPGPPPHHAHGPHSPRPPPDECDFHCCALHEEGRRIAVHKSVATSPIQDAQPRASPQGRPKGHVRFLDAESARRGERDSSESETENTLVEDEAVTSEKFLLLIDQLSVDQKRHLTIKDIGIILERLSSKILDVERLDRESESDDCYNWTIKATIRGDALRELGVIYNGNYYAISEHPGYREENEEAGDEAEEEEEEDRL, from the exons GAAGTTAGAGGAAAGCGGCCTTTCAAGATATGGGACAGCTCTCGCAGCGTGAGGAAGGGACTGGTGGTCACTAGTTTCGAGGAGCTTATACACAGAG GAAAAGAGAAGCTCTCCGTATCAGCGTCAGAGCCGGTGCGGCTGGTCCTCGAGAGCGACGGCACGCAAGTAGAAGACGGGGACTACTGGCGTACACTCCCTCCCAACACCGTCTTACTTCTACTCAGGCCGGGCGAGAGGTGGTACCCCACCGGCGTCGACGTCATCAAGGCTG CGATATCGGCGATCCCAAAGATAGTATGCGAGACGATCCACGCCCTCGAGCTACACGATGAGACGCCCTCATGGAAGATCATGGACAACAAGGGGCGCGTCACGGTGGTGCTGCACTGGGACCAGCGGCCTCAGGCCTCGCCGGCCGCGCGCTCGCCCTCGCGCCAGGTCAAGCCCGACCGCCGGCCCTCGCTCGTCATCCAGACCTCGGTCGAGCGcgcgcagccgccgccgccgcacatCACCGTCGTCAACCACGACGAGCCCGGCCCGGCGCGCGCACGCCTCGCCCGCTCCGCCGGCTCCCTCGAGCACGCCCCGCCCGGCGCCGTGCACGTGCACACCTCCGAGTGCTCCGCACCTGGACCCCCGCCACATCACGCGCACGGCCCGCACTCCCCTCGCCCGCCGCCCGACGAGTGTGACTTCCACTGCTGCGCTCTTCATGAAGAGGGCCGCCGTATAGCCGTGCACAAGAGCGTAGCCACCTCCCCCATCCAGGACGCCCAACCCCGAGCCTCCCCCCAGGGCCGCCCTAAAGGTCACGTGCGATTTCTCGACGCGGAGTCCGCCCGCCGCGGCGAGCGCGACTCCAGTGAAAGCGAAACCGAGAATACTCTAGTCGAGGACGAGGCCGTCACCTCCGAGAAGTTCCTACTCCTCATAGACCAGCTCAGCGTCGACCAAAAACGCCATCTCACCATCAAAGACATAGGTATCATCCTAGAGCGGCTCAGCTCGAAGATCCTCGACGTGGAGCGGCTCGACCGCGAGTCGGAGTCCGACGACTGCTACAACTGGACGATCAAGGCGACGATACGCGGCGACGCGCTGCGCGAGCTCGGGGTCATCTACAACGGGAACTACTACGCGATCAGTGAGCACCCGGGCTACCGGGAAGAGAACGAGGAGGCGGGAGACGAggcggaggaggaggaggaggaggatcgGCTCTGA